The Lasioglossum baleicum chromosome 12, iyLasBale1, whole genome shotgun sequence genome includes a region encoding these proteins:
- the LOC143213892 gene encoding uncharacterized protein LOC143213892 produces MCSEASLFSSPSPPGCVCLDRPSWLFDMRAAREIAAAPGALSRETRSLFFFFPLLRFPCAFSFLPCTFLSENVVTDTSPCLSACTWKSCASRFQSDTLPRDDAWWLVSGSPWRYGGGSGRGRGGGSGHASGGGGGGVHVGPTIIMKRVDDTPTCRNHTGLEDVDAPMGHFEDPASDSSSSIASRRSATALGDMEDDPLLSCFDDSLDTRLERKSYNELWVPWSKENF; encoded by the coding sequence ATGTGCTCGGAGGCTAGTTTGTTCTCGTCGCCCAGTCCTCCAGGGTGCGTTTGCCTTGATCGCCCCTCTTGGCTATTCGACATGCGTGCAGCACGCGAAATTGCAGCTGCACCCGGCGCTCTCTCCCGAGAGACacgctctctcttcttcttcttccccctGCTGCGGTTTCCCTGCGCCTTCTCTTTTCTTCCGTGCACCTTCCTCTCGGAAAACGTGGTGACCGATACATCCCCGTGTCTATCTGCGTGCACGTGGAAAAGCTGCGCCTCGAGGTTCCAAAGCGACACGCTGCCCCGCGACGACGCCTGGTGGTTAGTGTCCGGTTCACCGTGGAGATATGGCGGCGGTAGTGGTCGTGGTCGTGGTGGTGGTAGTGGTCATGccagtggtggtggtggtggtggagtTCACGTGGGACCGACGATTATCATGAAACGCGTTGATGACACCCCTACCTGTCGAAATCACACGGGCCTAGAGGACGTGGACGCTCCGATGGGACACTTCGAGGATCCTGCGTCCGATTCCTCGTCATCAATTGCGTCTAGACGCTCTGCAACTGCACTCGGCGACATGGAAGATGACCCCCTGTTGAGCTGCTTCGATGATAGCCTGGACACTAGGCTCGAGAGGAAATCGTACAACGAGCTGTGGGTACCTTGGAGCAAAGAGAATTTTTAA